The following coding sequences lie in one Saccopteryx bilineata isolate mSacBil1 chromosome 5, mSacBil1_pri_phased_curated, whole genome shotgun sequence genomic window:
- the DAW1 gene encoding dynein assembly factor with WD repeat domains 1 isoform X2 yields the protein MGRSGGEPNLLSSGQQCSLLICMMCPALPISCTDVTTLVEEIRRAEPLITASRSDLVRRLIQRLQEKLRQHSDHTFYLFKLLRAHILPLTNVALNKSGSRFITGSYDRTCKVWHSLSGTPLHTLRGHGNVVYAIAFNNPYGDKIATGSFDKTCKLWSVETGTCYHTFRGHTAEIMCLSFNPQSTLVATGGVDTTAKLWDIQSGEEVLTLTGHSAELVSLSFNTSGDRIISGSLDYTVVIWDTLTGRKVYTLTGHCAEISSAVFNWDGSTAVTGSVDRTSMLWDATNGKCLAVLTGHSDGIMQSCFDCTGKLVATASADGTARIFSTVTRKCITKLEGHEGAILQISFNPQGNRVLTGSSDKTARIWDAQTGQCLQVLEGHKDEIFSCAFNYEGNMIITGSRDHTCRIWR from the exons ATGGGGCGTTCCGGAGGAGAACCCAACCTGCTTTCATCCGGGCAACAGTGCTCTTTATTGATTTGCATGATGTGCCCCGCCCTACCCATCTCTTG CACTGATGTCACTACCTTAGTGGAAGAGATCCGGAGAGCCGAGCCCCTTATCACCGCTTCACGGTCAGACCTAGTGAGACGTTTAATACAGAGATTGCAAGAGAAGCTCAGGCAGCACAGCGACCACACGTTCTATCTTTTCAAG CTTCTCAGAGCACACATACTGCCACTGACCAATGTTGCGCTTAATAAATCAGGCTCTCG CTTTATCACAGGAAGCTACGACCGAACCTGCAAAGTCTGGCACAGCCTCTCTGGGACGCCGCTGCACACCCTGCGTGGTCACGGGAATGTGGTGTACGCCATAGCGTTCAACAATCCTTATGG tgACAAAATTGCCACTGGGTCCTTCGATAAGACCTGCAAACTGTGGAGCGTGGAGACGGGAACCTGCTACCACACCTTCCGGGGCCACACAGCAGAAATA ATGTGTTTATCATTCAACCCTCAAAGCACGTTGGTGGCTACGGGAGGTGTGGACACCACGGCCAAGCTATGGGACATTCAGAGTGGAGAGGAAGTACTCACTTTAACC GGACATTCGGCTGAACTCGTCTCCTTGTCCTTCAACACCTCAGGGGACAGGATCATCTCAGGGTCTTTAGACTACACAGTTGTAATATGGGACACTCTGACCGGAAG GAAGGTGTATACCTTAACCGGTCATTGTGCTGAGATCAGCAGTGCCGTGTTCAACTGGGACGGCTCTACGGCAGTCACTGGCTCTGTGGACAGAACTTCTATG TTGTGGGATGCTACAAATGGCAAATGCTTGGCAGTGTTAACAGGCCACAGTGATGGGATAATGCAGAGCTGTTTCGATTGCACTGGAAAGCTCGTCGCAACTGCTTCGGCTGACG GGACAGCAAGAATTTTCAGCACAGTCACAAGAAAATGCATCACTAAATTGGAAGGTCATGAAGGTGCAATTTTACAG ATTTCTTTCAACCCCCAAGGGAACCGTGTTCTAACAGGCAGCTCTGACAAAACAGCGAGGATCTGGGATGCTCAGACGGGCCAGTGCCTCCAGGTGCTGGAGGGGCACAAGGACGAGATCTTCTCATGTGCTTTCAACTACGAAGGGAACATGATCATCACAG GCAGCAGGGATCACACCTGCCGGATATGGCGTTGA
- the DAW1 gene encoding dynein assembly factor with WD repeat domains 1 isoform X1 has translation MATNPLCLGSRIEKMKLKSLMIRYYPPGIMLEYETRGELKTKSIDLLDLSSSTDVTTLVEEIRRAEPLITASRSDLVRRLIQRLQEKLRQHSDHTFYLFKLLRAHILPLTNVALNKSGSRFITGSYDRTCKVWHSLSGTPLHTLRGHGNVVYAIAFNNPYGDKIATGSFDKTCKLWSVETGTCYHTFRGHTAEIMCLSFNPQSTLVATGGVDTTAKLWDIQSGEEVLTLTGHSAELVSLSFNTSGDRIISGSLDYTVVIWDTLTGRKVYTLTGHCAEISSAVFNWDGSTAVTGSVDRTSMLWDATNGKCLAVLTGHSDGIMQSCFDCTGKLVATASADGTARIFSTVTRKCITKLEGHEGAILQISFNPQGNRVLTGSSDKTARIWDAQTGQCLQVLEGHKDEIFSCAFNYEGNMIITGSRDHTCRIWR, from the exons gaatTATGTTGGAATATGAGACAAGGGGAGAATTGAAGACCAAATCCATTGACTTGCTTGATCTCAGTTCCAG CACTGATGTCACTACCTTAGTGGAAGAGATCCGGAGAGCCGAGCCCCTTATCACCGCTTCACGGTCAGACCTAGTGAGACGTTTAATACAGAGATTGCAAGAGAAGCTCAGGCAGCACAGCGACCACACGTTCTATCTTTTCAAG CTTCTCAGAGCACACATACTGCCACTGACCAATGTTGCGCTTAATAAATCAGGCTCTCG CTTTATCACAGGAAGCTACGACCGAACCTGCAAAGTCTGGCACAGCCTCTCTGGGACGCCGCTGCACACCCTGCGTGGTCACGGGAATGTGGTGTACGCCATAGCGTTCAACAATCCTTATGG tgACAAAATTGCCACTGGGTCCTTCGATAAGACCTGCAAACTGTGGAGCGTGGAGACGGGAACCTGCTACCACACCTTCCGGGGCCACACAGCAGAAATA ATGTGTTTATCATTCAACCCTCAAAGCACGTTGGTGGCTACGGGAGGTGTGGACACCACGGCCAAGCTATGGGACATTCAGAGTGGAGAGGAAGTACTCACTTTAACC GGACATTCGGCTGAACTCGTCTCCTTGTCCTTCAACACCTCAGGGGACAGGATCATCTCAGGGTCTTTAGACTACACAGTTGTAATATGGGACACTCTGACCGGAAG GAAGGTGTATACCTTAACCGGTCATTGTGCTGAGATCAGCAGTGCCGTGTTCAACTGGGACGGCTCTACGGCAGTCACTGGCTCTGTGGACAGAACTTCTATG TTGTGGGATGCTACAAATGGCAAATGCTTGGCAGTGTTAACAGGCCACAGTGATGGGATAATGCAGAGCTGTTTCGATTGCACTGGAAAGCTCGTCGCAACTGCTTCGGCTGACG GGACAGCAAGAATTTTCAGCACAGTCACAAGAAAATGCATCACTAAATTGGAAGGTCATGAAGGTGCAATTTTACAG ATTTCTTTCAACCCCCAAGGGAACCGTGTTCTAACAGGCAGCTCTGACAAAACAGCGAGGATCTGGGATGCTCAGACGGGCCAGTGCCTCCAGGTGCTGGAGGGGCACAAGGACGAGATCTTCTCATGTGCTTTCAACTACGAAGGGAACATGATCATCACAG GCAGCAGGGATCACACCTGCCGGATATGGCGTTGA
- the DAW1 gene encoding dynein assembly factor with WD repeat domains 1 isoform X3, whose product MLEYETRGELKTKSIDLLDLSSSTDVTTLVEEIRRAEPLITASRSDLVRRLIQRLQEKLRQHSDHTFYLFKLLRAHILPLTNVALNKSGSRFITGSYDRTCKVWHSLSGTPLHTLRGHGNVVYAIAFNNPYGDKIATGSFDKTCKLWSVETGTCYHTFRGHTAEIMCLSFNPQSTLVATGGVDTTAKLWDIQSGEEVLTLTGHSAELVSLSFNTSGDRIISGSLDYTVVIWDTLTGRKVYTLTGHCAEISSAVFNWDGSTAVTGSVDRTSMLWDATNGKCLAVLTGHSDGIMQSCFDCTGKLVATASADGTARIFSTVTRKCITKLEGHEGAILQISFNPQGNRVLTGSSDKTARIWDAQTGQCLQVLEGHKDEIFSCAFNYEGNMIITGSRDHTCRIWR is encoded by the exons ATGTTGGAATATGAGACAAGGGGAGAATTGAAGACCAAATCCATTGACTTGCTTGATCTCAGTTCCAG CACTGATGTCACTACCTTAGTGGAAGAGATCCGGAGAGCCGAGCCCCTTATCACCGCTTCACGGTCAGACCTAGTGAGACGTTTAATACAGAGATTGCAAGAGAAGCTCAGGCAGCACAGCGACCACACGTTCTATCTTTTCAAG CTTCTCAGAGCACACATACTGCCACTGACCAATGTTGCGCTTAATAAATCAGGCTCTCG CTTTATCACAGGAAGCTACGACCGAACCTGCAAAGTCTGGCACAGCCTCTCTGGGACGCCGCTGCACACCCTGCGTGGTCACGGGAATGTGGTGTACGCCATAGCGTTCAACAATCCTTATGG tgACAAAATTGCCACTGGGTCCTTCGATAAGACCTGCAAACTGTGGAGCGTGGAGACGGGAACCTGCTACCACACCTTCCGGGGCCACACAGCAGAAATA ATGTGTTTATCATTCAACCCTCAAAGCACGTTGGTGGCTACGGGAGGTGTGGACACCACGGCCAAGCTATGGGACATTCAGAGTGGAGAGGAAGTACTCACTTTAACC GGACATTCGGCTGAACTCGTCTCCTTGTCCTTCAACACCTCAGGGGACAGGATCATCTCAGGGTCTTTAGACTACACAGTTGTAATATGGGACACTCTGACCGGAAG GAAGGTGTATACCTTAACCGGTCATTGTGCTGAGATCAGCAGTGCCGTGTTCAACTGGGACGGCTCTACGGCAGTCACTGGCTCTGTGGACAGAACTTCTATG TTGTGGGATGCTACAAATGGCAAATGCTTGGCAGTGTTAACAGGCCACAGTGATGGGATAATGCAGAGCTGTTTCGATTGCACTGGAAAGCTCGTCGCAACTGCTTCGGCTGACG GGACAGCAAGAATTTTCAGCACAGTCACAAGAAAATGCATCACTAAATTGGAAGGTCATGAAGGTGCAATTTTACAG ATTTCTTTCAACCCCCAAGGGAACCGTGTTCTAACAGGCAGCTCTGACAAAACAGCGAGGATCTGGGATGCTCAGACGGGCCAGTGCCTCCAGGTGCTGGAGGGGCACAAGGACGAGATCTTCTCATGTGCTTTCAACTACGAAGGGAACATGATCATCACAG GCAGCAGGGATCACACCTGCCGGATATGGCGTTGA
- the DAW1 gene encoding dynein assembly factor with WD repeat domains 1 isoform X4 produces the protein MATNPLCLGSRIEKMKLKSLMIRYYPPGIMLEYETRGELKTKSIDLLDLSSSTDVTTLVEEIRRAEPLITASRSDLVRRLIQRLQEKLRQHSDHTFYLFKLLRAHILPLTNVALNKSGSRFITGSYDRTCKVWHSLSGTPLHTLRGHGNVVYAIAFNNPYGDKIATGSFDKTCKLWSVETGTCYHTFRGHTAEIGHSAELVSLSFNTSGDRIISGSLDYTVVIWDTLTGRKVYTLTGHCAEISSAVFNWDGSTAVTGSVDRTSMLWDATNGKCLAVLTGHSDGIMQSCFDCTGKLVATASADGTARIFSTVTRKCITKLEGHEGAILQISFNPQGNRVLTGSSDKTARIWDAQTGQCLQVLEGHKDEIFSCAFNYEGNMIITGSRDHTCRIWR, from the exons gaatTATGTTGGAATATGAGACAAGGGGAGAATTGAAGACCAAATCCATTGACTTGCTTGATCTCAGTTCCAG CACTGATGTCACTACCTTAGTGGAAGAGATCCGGAGAGCCGAGCCCCTTATCACCGCTTCACGGTCAGACCTAGTGAGACGTTTAATACAGAGATTGCAAGAGAAGCTCAGGCAGCACAGCGACCACACGTTCTATCTTTTCAAG CTTCTCAGAGCACACATACTGCCACTGACCAATGTTGCGCTTAATAAATCAGGCTCTCG CTTTATCACAGGAAGCTACGACCGAACCTGCAAAGTCTGGCACAGCCTCTCTGGGACGCCGCTGCACACCCTGCGTGGTCACGGGAATGTGGTGTACGCCATAGCGTTCAACAATCCTTATGG tgACAAAATTGCCACTGGGTCCTTCGATAAGACCTGCAAACTGTGGAGCGTGGAGACGGGAACCTGCTACCACACCTTCCGGGGCCACACAGCAGAAATA GGACATTCGGCTGAACTCGTCTCCTTGTCCTTCAACACCTCAGGGGACAGGATCATCTCAGGGTCTTTAGACTACACAGTTGTAATATGGGACACTCTGACCGGAAG GAAGGTGTATACCTTAACCGGTCATTGTGCTGAGATCAGCAGTGCCGTGTTCAACTGGGACGGCTCTACGGCAGTCACTGGCTCTGTGGACAGAACTTCTATG TTGTGGGATGCTACAAATGGCAAATGCTTGGCAGTGTTAACAGGCCACAGTGATGGGATAATGCAGAGCTGTTTCGATTGCACTGGAAAGCTCGTCGCAACTGCTTCGGCTGACG GGACAGCAAGAATTTTCAGCACAGTCACAAGAAAATGCATCACTAAATTGGAAGGTCATGAAGGTGCAATTTTACAG ATTTCTTTCAACCCCCAAGGGAACCGTGTTCTAACAGGCAGCTCTGACAAAACAGCGAGGATCTGGGATGCTCAGACGGGCCAGTGCCTCCAGGTGCTGGAGGGGCACAAGGACGAGATCTTCTCATGTGCTTTCAACTACGAAGGGAACATGATCATCACAG GCAGCAGGGATCACACCTGCCGGATATGGCGTTGA